A DNA window from Longimicrobium sp. contains the following coding sequences:
- a CDS encoding nucleotidyltransferase family protein encodes MSAPAGDGVVREALALRAWALRLLGGEPAPPPRAGEAAWQAFLFAERCAMPLRVRMAMQVSGAETVGVLEARATIELQRAMAARAGLAELARMVREHGLRAMVLKGGVPLAQGGEMLDVSDVDLLLSAEHAAALAAAMDRSGWSPEYADPVPGTPGCFHLAGRTRPGYVGVELHYALAFLGGDFDPWEGARPSAIPGLLRMAPRAQAWHVLAHAVVHHPARRGTLRDLLVLAQALRECTADDLAALEARAAASVHAAPLGDALAMARALAGGRAPDDAFAAVAAIVYLLVSGASRVPHDGRFGGALVAAATGFVAGGGEYRRLWAGGPTAVLTPEAFQGGYGIDRWAPGAARALRKLQRGSVLAAASVPGWMLARRAARLTGRAEQAAARN; translated from the coding sequence ATGAGCGCGCCCGCCGGCGACGGCGTGGTGAGGGAGGCGCTGGCGCTGCGCGCGTGGGCGCTGCGGCTGCTGGGCGGCGAGCCCGCGCCGCCGCCGCGGGCCGGCGAGGCGGCGTGGCAGGCCTTCCTCTTCGCCGAGCGCTGCGCGATGCCGCTGCGCGTGCGGATGGCGATGCAGGTCTCCGGGGCGGAGACGGTCGGTGTGCTGGAGGCGCGCGCCACGATCGAGCTGCAGCGGGCGATGGCCGCGCGCGCGGGGCTGGCGGAGCTCGCGCGCATGGTGCGCGAGCACGGGCTGCGCGCGATGGTGCTGAAGGGCGGCGTGCCGCTGGCCCAGGGCGGCGAGATGCTCGACGTCTCGGACGTGGACCTGCTCCTCTCCGCCGAACACGCGGCGGCGCTGGCGGCGGCGATGGACCGCTCCGGATGGAGCCCGGAGTACGCCGACCCGGTGCCCGGCACGCCCGGGTGCTTTCATCTGGCCGGGCGGACGCGGCCGGGGTACGTTGGTGTCGAACTGCACTACGCGCTGGCCTTCCTGGGCGGGGATTTCGATCCGTGGGAGGGCGCGCGGCCGTCGGCCATCCCCGGGCTGCTGCGGATGGCGCCGCGGGCGCAGGCGTGGCACGTGCTGGCCCACGCGGTGGTGCACCACCCCGCGCGGCGCGGCACCCTCCGCGACCTGCTGGTGCTGGCGCAGGCGCTGCGCGAGTGCACGGCCGACGACCTGGCCGCGCTGGAGGCGCGCGCCGCGGCTTCCGTCCACGCCGCGCCGCTGGGCGACGCGCTGGCGATGGCGCGCGCGCTGGCCGGGGGGCGGGCGCCGGACGACGCGTTCGCGGCGGTGGCGGCCATCGTGTACCTGCTCGTGTCCGGCGCGTCGCGGGTGCCGCACGACGGCCGCTTCGGCGGCGCGCTGGTGGCGGCGGCGACCGGCTTCGTCGCCGGCGGCGGCGAGTACCGGCGGCTGTGGGCGGGCGGGCCGACCGCGGTGCTCACCCCCGAGGCCTTCCAGGGCGGCTACGGGATCGACCGCTGGGCGCCGGGCGCCGCCCGCGCGCTGCGCAAGCTGCAGCGCGGGAGCGTACTGGCCGCGGCGTCGGTGCCGGGATGGATGCTGGCGCGGCGCGCGGCCCGGCTGACGGGGCGCGCGGAGCAGGCAGCGGCGCGGAACTGA
- the bamD gene encoding outer membrane protein assembly factor BamD encodes MTRNRIGRRLAPALIVALFLPACAVFKKELPLTPEMAYVRGMAAYQAKRYARAADLIKRWVDANSAGDPRMPQALLALGISHIHTGEYLTSASELLRLITDYPQQAEQQEARYRLCDAYHHLSPRAQLDQQYTETAITYCESFAQYYGTTPQADTVRQWVSGMRDKLAYKSYLNGMFYLRRQAYDAAVIYFNDTANGFPDTPWAPAALARMVEAYGKINYREEAEEARQRLLRDFPQSAEARQLSAAATPARADSAAAAGSASTPTPTP; translated from the coding sequence ATGACCAGAAACCGTATCGGGCGCAGGCTCGCCCCCGCGCTCATCGTGGCGCTTTTCCTGCCCGCCTGCGCCGTCTTCAAGAAGGAGCTCCCGCTCACCCCGGAGATGGCCTATGTGCGCGGGATGGCCGCGTACCAGGCCAAGCGCTACGCCCGCGCGGCGGACCTCATCAAGCGCTGGGTCGACGCCAACTCCGCCGGCGATCCGCGCATGCCGCAGGCGCTGCTGGCGCTGGGGATCTCGCACATCCACACGGGCGAGTACCTGACCAGCGCGTCGGAGCTGCTGCGGCTGATCACCGACTATCCGCAGCAGGCCGAGCAGCAGGAGGCGCGCTACCGCCTGTGCGACGCGTACCACCACCTGTCGCCGCGCGCGCAGCTCGACCAGCAGTACACCGAGACGGCCATCACCTACTGCGAGAGCTTCGCGCAGTACTACGGCACCACGCCGCAGGCCGACACGGTGCGCCAGTGGGTGTCGGGGATGCGCGACAAGCTGGCCTACAAGTCGTACCTGAACGGGATGTTCTACCTGCGCCGGCAGGCGTACGACGCGGCGGTGATCTATTTCAACGACACCGCCAACGGCTTTCCCGACACGCCCTGGGCGCCCGCCGCGCTGGCGCGGATGGTGGAGGCGTACGGGAAGATCAACTACCGCGAGGAGGCCGAGGAGGCGCGCCAGCGGCTGCTGCGCGACTTCCCCCAGAGCGCCGAGGCCCGGCAGCTGAGCGCCGCCGCCACCCCCGCGCGGGCCGATTCGGCCGCGGCGGCGGGCTCGGCGTCGACGCCCACCCCGACGCCGTAG
- the secA gene encoding preprotein translocase subunit SecA has protein sequence MIRAVFGTRHQRELKRLQPIVDEINQHFESLQGLSEDELKAQTEKFRAYIREATGEVQAELDELRERKRSAESAAEREQLAVEMGDAERRLKSATEAALDEILPEAFATVKEACRRLVGTEVSVTGQPLVWDMVPYDVQLIGGIVLHQGKVAEMATGEGKTLVATLPLYLNALTGRGAHLVTVNSYLAQRDSEWMGHVYKYLGLSVGCIDLHEPNGPERRGAYAADITYGTNNEFGFDYLRDNMVHALEQRVQRGHAYAIVDEVDSVLIDEARTPLIISGPVGNETNDAYARYNPQVADLYRRQTRIVNELIAQAEKDIAGNESYAAGERLFLARRGSPRNKRLLKLLADDPGLVKTMGKVERDYMQEKKVHELEEQLLFSMDEKGHNVHLTDQGLDVLAPDDHEAFVVPDISEEVHRVEVNAELGVDEKRDAIATLEREYAEKSEKIHVIHQLLKAYALFNKDEQYVIQNGEVMIVDEFTGRMMQGRRWSDGLHQAVEAKEGVSVKAETQTMATITIQNYFRMYDKLGGMTGTAETEEGEFHQIYGLEVMVIPTNRPVQRDDRHDLVYKTKREKLNAIITEIQRLNAMELPVLVGTVSVDVSETLSRMLKRAGVPHEVLNAKQHQREAEIVARAGQPGSVTIATNMAGRGTDIKLGPGVTEPRTIAWLKERGVDLKLVGTLPDPEQSEDLTTKPDDYVVEVGGLHILGSERHESRRIDRQLRGRAGRQGDPGASEFMMSLEDDLMRLFGSERIASIMDRLGAQEGEVITHPWITNSISGAQKRVELQNFEARKRLLDYDDVMNQQREVIYDLRTFALEGGGELQGEVWEMIEKSLPPIVDEYTDGPHPEEWDLTGLRQRLTLDFFITADRFPSIEGGGDTFDSKQEVVDYVQELAHEAYHQKLDQFGAASDDVLRYIVLSTIDEKWKDHLYDLDHLKASIGFRGWGQKDPLVEYKAEAYDMFESLMRDLYLSVAKFAFRATIAAPQPAPPPPLFYGTPMHGDEPVDATYGDETPAPDAEPAPPPRRSSLGINPYAAVPPSQRQLRTNREEEAGPKPAAAAATVGRNDPCPCGSGKKYKNCHGRGA, from the coding sequence GTGATCCGGGCGGTGTTCGGCACGCGCCACCAGCGCGAGCTGAAGCGCCTGCAGCCGATCGTGGACGAGATCAACCAGCACTTCGAGAGCCTGCAGGGGCTCTCGGAGGACGAGCTGAAGGCGCAGACGGAGAAGTTCCGCGCCTACATCCGCGAGGCCACGGGCGAGGTGCAGGCCGAGCTCGACGAGCTGCGCGAGCGCAAGCGCTCTGCCGAGAGCGCCGCCGAGCGCGAGCAGCTGGCCGTGGAGATGGGCGACGCCGAGCGCCGCCTGAAGAGCGCCACCGAGGCCGCGCTCGACGAGATCCTGCCCGAGGCGTTCGCCACGGTGAAGGAGGCGTGCCGCCGCCTCGTCGGCACCGAGGTCTCCGTCACCGGTCAGCCGCTGGTGTGGGACATGGTGCCGTACGACGTGCAGCTGATCGGCGGCATCGTGCTGCACCAGGGCAAGGTCGCCGAGATGGCCACCGGCGAGGGGAAGACGCTGGTCGCCACGCTGCCGCTGTACCTGAACGCGCTCACCGGGCGCGGCGCGCACCTCGTCACCGTCAACAGCTACCTGGCCCAGCGCGACAGCGAGTGGATGGGCCACGTCTACAAGTACCTGGGCCTGTCCGTGGGCTGCATCGACCTGCACGAGCCCAACGGGCCCGAGCGGCGCGGCGCCTACGCGGCCGACATCACCTACGGCACCAACAACGAGTTCGGCTTCGACTACCTCCGCGACAACATGGTGCACGCGCTGGAGCAGCGCGTGCAGCGCGGCCACGCGTACGCCATCGTCGACGAGGTCGACAGCGTGCTGATCGACGAGGCGCGTACCCCGCTGATCATCAGCGGCCCCGTGGGGAACGAGACGAACGACGCGTACGCGCGCTACAACCCGCAGGTGGCCGACCTCTACCGCCGCCAGACGCGCATCGTCAACGAGCTGATCGCGCAGGCCGAGAAGGACATCGCCGGGAACGAGAGCTACGCCGCCGGCGAGCGGCTCTTCCTGGCCCGCCGCGGATCTCCCCGCAACAAGCGCCTGCTCAAGCTGCTGGCCGACGACCCCGGGCTGGTGAAGACGATGGGGAAGGTCGAGCGCGACTACATGCAGGAAAAGAAGGTGCACGAGCTCGAGGAGCAGCTGCTCTTCTCCATGGACGAGAAGGGGCACAACGTGCACCTGACCGACCAGGGGCTCGACGTCCTCGCCCCGGATGACCACGAGGCCTTCGTGGTGCCCGACATCAGCGAGGAGGTCCACCGCGTGGAGGTGAACGCCGAGCTGGGCGTGGACGAGAAGCGCGACGCCATCGCCACGCTCGAGCGCGAGTACGCGGAGAAGAGCGAGAAGATCCACGTCATCCACCAGCTGCTGAAGGCGTACGCCCTGTTCAACAAGGACGAGCAGTACGTCATCCAGAACGGCGAGGTGATGATCGTGGACGAGTTCACCGGCCGCATGATGCAGGGCCGGCGCTGGTCCGACGGGCTGCACCAGGCGGTGGAGGCCAAGGAGGGCGTGTCGGTGAAGGCCGAGACGCAGACCATGGCCACCATCACCATCCAGAACTACTTCCGCATGTACGACAAGCTCGGCGGCATGACCGGCACCGCCGAGACCGAAGAGGGCGAGTTCCACCAGATCTACGGCCTGGAGGTGATGGTCATCCCCACCAACCGGCCGGTGCAGCGCGACGACCGCCACGACCTGGTCTACAAGACCAAGCGCGAGAAGCTGAACGCCATCATCACCGAGATCCAGCGGCTGAACGCCATGGAGCTCCCGGTCCTGGTCGGCACCGTCTCGGTCGACGTCAGCGAGACGCTGTCGCGGATGCTGAAGCGGGCGGGGGTGCCGCACGAGGTGCTGAACGCCAAGCAGCACCAGCGCGAGGCCGAGATCGTGGCGCGCGCGGGGCAGCCGGGGTCGGTGACCATCGCCACGAACATGGCCGGGCGCGGCACCGACATCAAGCTGGGGCCCGGCGTCACCGAGCCGCGCACCATCGCCTGGCTGAAGGAGCGCGGCGTCGACCTCAAGCTCGTGGGCACGCTGCCGGATCCCGAGCAGAGCGAGGATCTCACCACCAAGCCCGACGACTACGTGGTGGAGGTGGGCGGGCTGCACATCCTGGGAAGCGAGCGCCACGAGAGCCGGCGCATCGACCGGCAGCTGCGCGGCCGCGCCGGCCGCCAGGGCGACCCCGGCGCCAGCGAGTTCATGATGTCGCTGGAAGACGACCTGATGCGCCTGTTCGGCTCCGAGCGCATCGCCAGCATCATGGACCGCCTCGGCGCGCAGGAGGGCGAGGTCATCACCCACCCGTGGATCACCAACTCGATCTCGGGCGCGCAGAAGCGGGTGGAACTGCAGAATTTCGAGGCGCGCAAGCGGCTGCTGGACTACGACGACGTGATGAACCAGCAGCGCGAGGTGATCTACGACCTGCGCACCTTCGCGCTCGAGGGCGGCGGCGAGCTGCAGGGCGAGGTGTGGGAGATGATCGAGAAGTCGCTCCCGCCCATCGTGGACGAGTACACCGACGGGCCGCACCCCGAGGAGTGGGACCTGACCGGGCTGCGCCAGCGGCTGACGCTGGACTTCTTCATCACCGCCGACCGCTTCCCCTCGATCGAGGGCGGCGGCGACACGTTCGACAGCAAGCAGGAGGTGGTGGACTACGTGCAGGAGCTGGCGCACGAGGCCTATCACCAGAAGCTCGACCAGTTCGGCGCCGCCAGCGACGACGTGCTGCGCTACATCGTGCTGTCCACCATCGACGAGAAGTGGAAGGACCACCTCTACGATCTGGACCACCTGAAGGCCAGCATCGGGTTCCGCGGGTGGGGGCAGAAGGACCCGCTGGTAGAGTACAAGGCCGAGGCCTACGACATGTTCGAGTCGCTGATGCGCGACCTGTACCTGTCGGTGGCCAAGTTCGCCTTCCGCGCCACCATCGCCGCGCCGCAGCCCGCGCCGCCGCCGCCGCTGTTCTACGGCACGCCCATGCACGGCGACGAGCCGGTCGACGCCACCTACGGCGACGAGACGCCGGCGCCTGATGCCGAGCCCGCGCCGCCGCCGCGCCGGTCGTCGCTGGGGATCAACCCCTACGCGGCGGTACCGCCCTCGCAGCGGCAGCTGAGGACGAACCGCGAGGAGGAGGCAGGCCCGAAGCCCGCGGCCGCCGCGGCCACGGTGGGACGCAACGACCCCTGCCCCTGCGGCAGCGGCAAGAAGTACAAGAACTGCCACGGCCGCGGGGCATAG
- a CDS encoding UDP-glucose/GDP-mannose dehydrogenase family protein: MHIAVVGSGYVGLVAGACLAETGNDVVCADIDAAKVERLSRGEIPIYEPGLEPLVRRNLDQGRLSFTADVSAAVRDAEVVFIAVGTPPGEDGSADLQHVLSVAETIGRSMPASGPDKIVITKSTVPVGTARRVREAIARHTGRTFHVCSNPEFLKEGAAVQDFMKPDRVVVGVDHPHARERLAELYAPFVRTGNPILFMDIASAEITKYAANAMLATRISFMNTMAALCEAVGADVGQVRVGIGSDDRIGPSFLFAGIGYGGSCFPKDVKALIHTLRDCGVDPAILDGVERVNAAQKRLLADRVREAYGGDLSGRIFAVWGLSFKPETDDMREAPSLTIVRELCVAGAKVRAHDPEARDEAGRYFADLLATGSLELCERNYDCLPGADALLVLTEWGPYRVPDFERVRALLKEPVVFDGRNLWDPERMAELGFRYLSVGRRPAVPEGAGHSAARAG, encoded by the coding sequence ATGCACATCGCCGTGGTGGGGTCGGGCTACGTGGGCCTGGTGGCCGGCGCCTGCCTGGCCGAGACCGGCAACGACGTGGTCTGCGCCGACATCGACGCCGCCAAGGTGGAGCGGCTCTCGCGCGGCGAGATCCCCATCTACGAGCCCGGGCTGGAGCCGCTGGTGCGCCGCAATCTCGACCAGGGGCGCCTTTCCTTCACCGCCGACGTCTCCGCCGCCGTGCGCGACGCCGAGGTCGTGTTCATCGCCGTGGGCACGCCGCCGGGCGAGGACGGCTCGGCCGACCTGCAGCACGTCCTGTCGGTCGCCGAGACCATCGGGCGCAGCATGCCTGCGAGCGGGCCCGACAAGATCGTCATCACCAAGAGCACCGTTCCCGTGGGCACCGCCAGGCGGGTGCGCGAGGCCATCGCGCGGCACACGGGGCGCACCTTCCACGTCTGCTCGAACCCCGAGTTCCTCAAGGAGGGGGCGGCGGTCCAGGACTTCATGAAGCCCGACCGCGTGGTGGTGGGCGTCGACCATCCCCACGCGCGCGAGCGGCTGGCCGAGCTGTACGCGCCCTTCGTGCGCACGGGGAACCCCATCCTGTTCATGGACATCGCCTCGGCCGAGATCACCAAGTACGCGGCCAACGCCATGCTGGCCACGCGGATCTCGTTCATGAACACCATGGCCGCGCTGTGCGAGGCGGTGGGCGCCGACGTGGGCCAGGTGCGGGTGGGGATCGGCTCCGACGACCGCATCGGCCCGTCCTTCCTGTTCGCGGGGATCGGCTACGGCGGGAGCTGCTTTCCCAAGGACGTGAAGGCGCTGATCCACACGCTGCGCGACTGCGGCGTCGATCCCGCCATCCTCGACGGGGTGGAGCGGGTGAACGCGGCGCAGAAGCGCCTCCTGGCCGACCGCGTGCGCGAGGCGTACGGCGGCGACCTCTCCGGCCGCATCTTCGCCGTGTGGGGATTGTCGTTCAAGCCCGAGACCGACGACATGCGCGAGGCGCCGTCGCTCACCATCGTGCGCGAGCTGTGCGTGGCGGGGGCGAAGGTGCGCGCGCACGACCCCGAGGCGCGCGACGAGGCGGGGCGCTACTTCGCCGACCTGCTGGCCACGGGCTCGCTGGAGCTGTGCGAGCGCAACTACGACTGCCTTCCCGGCGCCGACGCGCTGCTGGTGCTGACCGAGTGGGGCCCCTACCGCGTGCCCGACTTCGAGCGGGTGCGCGCCCTGCTGAAGGAGCCCGTGGTGTTCGACGGCCGCAACCTGTGGGACCCCGAGCGGATGGCCGAGCTGGGCTTCCGCTACCTCTCCGTCGGCCGGCGCCCCGCCGTGCCCGAGGGGGCGGGGCACTCCGCCGCCCGCGCGGGGTGA
- a CDS encoding CpsB/CapC family capsule biosynthesis tyrosine phosphatase: MIDFHNHVIPGVDDGAADLDASRAALAEYQAQGVTALIATPHLRGSETINEGMRELWLTRVDAAWERLREMASAEFPGLRLERGAEVMLDVPLPTLGDARIRLAGTRFVLVEFPFMTVPPRASEVLFELAMAGWTPVLAHPERYANLDTGPDGAAEWHRRGTLLQVNCGSLLGKYGPTARDVAWGLLKAGVVDYLCSDFHTRGSLHLAACRAELERRGGAAQAALLMERNPALLLQGAPPEPVPPLEGGGLWKRLFGRG; this comes from the coding sequence GTGATCGACTTCCACAACCACGTCATCCCCGGGGTGGACGACGGCGCCGCCGACCTGGACGCGTCGCGCGCCGCGCTGGCCGAGTACCAGGCGCAGGGGGTGACCGCGCTGATCGCCACGCCGCACCTGCGCGGCTCGGAGACGATCAACGAGGGGATGCGCGAGCTCTGGCTGACCCGCGTGGACGCGGCGTGGGAGCGGCTGCGGGAGATGGCGAGCGCCGAGTTCCCCGGCCTCCGCCTGGAGCGGGGCGCGGAGGTGATGCTGGACGTGCCCCTTCCCACCCTCGGCGACGCGCGCATCCGCCTGGCGGGAACGCGCTTCGTGCTGGTGGAGTTCCCCTTCATGACCGTGCCCCCGCGCGCGAGCGAGGTGCTGTTCGAGCTGGCGATGGCGGGGTGGACGCCGGTGCTGGCGCACCCCGAGCGCTACGCCAACCTCGACACCGGCCCCGACGGCGCGGCCGAGTGGCACCGCCGCGGGACGCTGCTGCAGGTGAACTGCGGCTCGCTGCTGGGGAAGTACGGCCCCACGGCGCGCGACGTGGCGTGGGGGCTACTGAAAGCGGGCGTGGTGGACTATCTTTGCAGCGACTTCCACACCCGGGGCTCGCTGCACCTGGCCGCCTGCCGCGCCGAGCTGGAGCGCCGCGGCGGCGCCGCGCAGGCCGCGCTGCTGATGGAGCGCAACCCGGCGCTGCTGCTGCAGGGCGCTCCGCCGGAGCCGGTGCCGCCGCTGGAGGGCGGCGGGCTGTGGAAGCGCCTGTTCGGGCGCGGGTAG
- a CDS encoding cupin domain-containing protein, with translation MSEQQSAAPPVTAPKVVPKPWGREIWYAHEERYAGKVLEVTKGHALSLQKHERKMETMYLLSGRLLYHFNGVDFEMSPGECITVRPGDVHRVEALEDAVILEVSTPELDDLIRLEDRYGRG, from the coding sequence ATGTCCGAGCAGCAGTCCGCGGCGCCGCCGGTGACGGCGCCGAAGGTGGTCCCCAAGCCGTGGGGGCGCGAGATCTGGTACGCGCACGAGGAGCGCTACGCAGGCAAGGTGCTGGAGGTCACCAAGGGCCACGCGCTGAGCCTGCAGAAGCACGAGCGGAAGATGGAGACGATGTACCTGCTCTCCGGCCGCCTGCTGTACCACTTCAACGGCGTGGACTTCGAGATGAGCCCCGGCGAGTGCATCACCGTGCGCCCGGGCGACGTGCACCGCGTGGAGGCGCTGGAAGACGCGGTGATCCTGGAGGTCAGCACCCCCGAGCTGGACGACCTGATCCGGCTCGAAGACCGCTACGGCCGCGGCTGA
- the nadD gene encoding nicotinate-nucleotide adenylyltransferase, translating to MRLGVFGGTFDPPHVGHLAAASEAAEVLGLDRVLWVPAAVHPFKGGAVAASPDARLEMVRAAIAGDERFEACDLELRRSGPSYTVTTLRELQARHPGAELFFLTGADNLRDLPKWKEPDEVVRLARLVVVSRRGEGVPAGLPYPATAVSVTRIDVSSTELRRRAAAGETIRYLVTEPVREIIERMGLYRGEEESPES from the coding sequence GTGAGGCTCGGCGTGTTTGGCGGCACCTTCGACCCACCGCACGTGGGTCACCTGGCCGCCGCCTCGGAGGCGGCGGAGGTGCTCGGGCTGGACCGGGTGCTGTGGGTGCCGGCGGCGGTGCACCCGTTCAAGGGCGGCGCCGTGGCCGCCTCGCCCGACGCACGGCTGGAGATGGTGCGCGCGGCGATCGCCGGCGACGAACGGTTCGAGGCGTGCGACCTGGAACTGCGCCGCTCCGGGCCGTCGTACACCGTCACCACGCTCCGGGAGCTGCAGGCGCGGCACCCCGGGGCGGAGCTGTTCTTCCTGACGGGCGCCGACAACCTGCGCGACCTCCCCAAGTGGAAGGAGCCGGACGAGGTGGTCCGTCTCGCCCGCTTGGTCGTCGTCTCCCGGCGCGGTGAAGGGGTGCCCGCCGGGCTGCCGTATCCCGCGACGGCGGTGAGCGTCACGAGGATCGACGTCTCCTCCACCGAGCTGCGCCGCCGCGCCGCGGCGGGCGAGACGATCCGCTACCTGGTGACCGAGCCGGTGCGTGAGATCATCGAGCGGATGGGGCTGTATCGGGGCGAAGAAGAAAGTCCTGAGTCCTGA
- a CDS encoding UDP-glucuronic acid decarboxylase family protein, whose translation MRVLITGAAGFLGSHLCDRFLAEGHQVVGMDNFITGHPDNIAHLIGRGDFHFVQHDVTNFIYVDGPLDGVLHFASPASPVDYLEKPIQTLKVGSLGTHKALGLAKAKGARFLLASTSEVYGDPQVHPQPESYWGNVNPVGPRGVYDEAKRFAEAMTMAYHRFHGVETRIVRIFNTYGPRMRPGDGRVVSNFIVQALRGEPLSVYGDGSQTRSFCYVDDLIDGIYRLFFSDRAEPTNIGNPNEFTVLELAEKVIAQTSSSSSIDRRPLPEDDPKVRRPDISIAHDVLGWEPRVPLDEGLARTIPHFRRLVEEQGSTARTL comes from the coding sequence ATGCGCGTGCTGATCACCGGCGCGGCCGGGTTCCTGGGCTCGCACCTGTGCGACCGGTTCCTGGCCGAGGGGCACCAGGTGGTGGGGATGGACAACTTCATCACCGGCCACCCCGACAACATCGCGCACCTGATCGGGCGCGGCGACTTCCACTTCGTGCAGCACGACGTCACCAACTTCATCTACGTCGACGGGCCGCTCGACGGGGTGCTGCACTTCGCCAGCCCCGCCTCTCCCGTCGACTACCTGGAGAAGCCGATCCAGACGCTCAAGGTGGGCTCGCTGGGGACGCACAAGGCGCTGGGGCTGGCCAAGGCGAAGGGGGCGCGCTTCCTCCTCGCCTCGACGTCGGAGGTCTACGGCGACCCGCAGGTGCATCCGCAGCCGGAGAGCTACTGGGGGAACGTCAATCCCGTCGGTCCCCGCGGGGTGTACGACGAGGCCAAGCGCTTCGCCGAGGCCATGACCATGGCGTACCACCGCTTCCACGGGGTGGAGACGCGCATCGTGCGCATCTTCAACACCTACGGCCCGCGCATGCGGCCGGGCGACGGGCGGGTGGTGAGCAACTTCATCGTGCAGGCGCTGCGCGGCGAGCCGCTGTCGGTGTACGGCGACGGGAGCCAGACGCGCTCGTTCTGCTACGTCGACGACCTGATCGACGGGATCTATCGCCTCTTCTTCTCCGATCGCGCGGAGCCGACCAACATCGGCAATCCCAACGAGTTCACCGTGCTGGAGCTGGCGGAGAAGGTGATCGCGCAGACCTCGAGCTCCTCGTCCATCGACCGGCGCCCGCTGCCGGAAGACGACCCCAAGGTGCGCCGCCCCGACATCTCCATCGCCCACGACGTGCTGGGGTGGGAGCCGCGGGTGCCGCTGGACGAGGGGCTGGCGCGCACCATCCCGCACTTCCGCCGCCTGGTGGAGGAGCAGGGCTCCACCGCCCGCACGCTGTAG
- a CDS encoding tetratricopeptide repeat protein, which produces MALDPAVEQMIARAKDSFARGAYIAALEELQPVAERHPAFADVQNLIGLCLSLLGRGEEALAAFERATELNPGYVEAHLNRAITLNDLGRIDEARESFQRAAEADEEKAGGGRFSSAAAARLANMHAELGDTYAAAGAGEEALEEYRKAAGLRPQFLDIRNKLARTLIDLGRADEAVAELQAILDARPSFVAARANLGLAHYRAGRLDDAEREWRRCEQQQPENAQVSGYLGMLARQRETGAS; this is translated from the coding sequence ATGGCGCTGGACCCGGCCGTCGAGCAGATGATCGCGCGGGCCAAGGACAGCTTCGCGCGCGGCGCCTACATCGCCGCGCTCGAAGAGCTGCAGCCCGTGGCCGAGCGGCACCCGGCGTTCGCGGACGTGCAGAACCTGATCGGCCTCTGCCTCTCGCTGCTGGGACGGGGCGAGGAGGCGCTGGCGGCGTTCGAGCGGGCCACGGAGCTGAACCCGGGCTACGTGGAGGCGCACCTGAACCGCGCCATCACGCTGAACGACCTGGGGCGAATCGACGAGGCGCGCGAGAGCTTCCAGCGCGCGGCCGAGGCCGACGAGGAGAAGGCCGGCGGCGGCCGCTTCAGCAGCGCGGCGGCGGCGCGGCTGGCCAACATGCACGCCGAGCTGGGCGACACCTACGCCGCGGCGGGCGCGGGCGAGGAGGCGCTGGAGGAGTACCGAAAGGCGGCGGGGTTGCGCCCGCAGTTCCTCGACATCCGCAACAAGCTGGCGCGCACCCTGATCGACCTGGGCCGCGCCGACGAGGCGGTGGCCGAGCTGCAGGCGATCCTCGACGCGCGCCCCTCGTTCGTGGCCGCGCGCGCGAACCTGGGGCTGGCGCACTACCGCGCCGGCCGCCTGGACGACGCCGAGCGCGAATGGCGCCGCTGCGAGCAGCAGCAGCCGGAGAACGCGCAGGTCTCGGGCTACCTGGGGATGCTGGCGCGGCAGCGGGAGACGGGCGCCAGCTGA